The nucleotide sequence CCTACGGACAGCTGGAGATGGTAGCACAGGTTTGTCTGTTCCCACTACACCCCAACTCTGGAGCACGACCATCAGAAGTTCACCTCCCCCTCGGTCTGATGGAGGCAGCGCACTCACCTTGGCCCGCGTCAGGAGGGCTCTTGCCAGACACACCAGCTGCCTCTGTCCCACGGACAGgctctttcccctttctcccagCTTGCTGTCCAGTCCACCTGCAGAAGTAAAGCTCAGAAGTCATCCCACCTGGCTCTGCACAGAGTCCCCAAATGTCCTCCCCAGTCTGGGGTTTTTCCAGTAGCACTCAAAATCCTAATCCTGCTCAGGCCCAGGCCTTGGGAGCTGGAGCGTTTCTGCTCAGAGACAATGAGTGGCACAGAGATGACACACTCCCCTAGGACTAGAGGTTGGcttctctctcaggctctgctctAACATCTACCAGGGTCTGGTCTCATCAGCAAGATCCCACCACTCAATCCACCACCTGCCAGTCTCATGCCACTAAAACTCAGGGAATCCCACTGACCTGTTCCCACCCTAGTCCTAGCATGGCTTCACCTAATCAACTCCCTGCTGCATCCACCTGGTCCTTCTTCCTCAGCTCCCTGACTGAGCTGAGGCCTCTCCCAATACCAGGGACCACCACTTTCTCTTCACTGGGTTCAGACTCACCCATCTGAGTAACGGCATCCCGCAGGTGGCACTGCTCTAACACCTCATGGAGCTCAGCATCTGTCCATTTTCCCTGGGGGTCCAGGTTGTCTCGGATTGAGCCACTGAACAAAAATGGATCCTGCGGGATGATGGCCAGCCTAGATCTGCAAGAAACGAGAGCTGACTGCTCCTGGGGTTTGTGCTGCAGAAAAgtaaaagccttttctttttccctggggTGGGGTGTCTTGGCTTGTTGCTTATCTTGGAGGCACAGAGCCATGGGTCACATATCCAATCTGTTTTCCTTAGCACAGCTGTTCAGAAACAACTGACCACCTTGTAAGAAGCTGCCACAATAAAACAAGAGGGTGCCATGACAGTAAGTCCTTTACTCCTCACTCTTCCCTTTGACATCCAACCACTGACAGTTCTCAGCCTCCAGGACCCCCAGTGGCCCTCCACTCTGTCTGGCTCTCCGTACCTCAGCTCCTCCAAGCCCACCAGCTGGCTGTCAACACCATCCAGGAGAATTCGGCCTGATTTCAGCTCCAGCATGCGGAAAAGGGCCAAGAAAAGAGTAGATTTTCCAGATCCTGTGCGACCCACAATCCCCACCTTCTCTCCAGGGTAAACAGTGAAGCTCACGCCATCGAGTGCATTGGGCAGGCCTGCTCGGTAGACCAGGACCACCTGCTGGAACTCCACAAGTCCCTGGCTTGGCCAGTCTACAGCAACCTAAGAGGGATACCAGGATAAGACATGGTATGACCGTGACCCACTGTCATCTTCAGCCTCACCTTCCCACACACCAAGTCCCATCCATCCCTTCTGATGGTTGCTTGGCTTCTGAACAGACCCAGTGCACAGCCCAGCTCCATCTGCAGCCCACTTGTAGGCTTATTTTTCTCTCACACCTTGGACACAGGACCTGTTCTGCACTCTCACCCTTTCACACTATTCCAGACTTCACTGACTCCTGCCAGAGTTTCATCCCCTGCAGGGGAGGTACTGGTAAAGGATGAGTGATTAAGGTCGTTTCTGTGGGTGAGGGTCCTCCACCCATCCACTGGAACCCTGTGATCTCCCCAGGAAGCAAGTGCAGGGCACAGATCCAGAAGATGGGCCAGTTCTGGAGAATATATTTGAGCTTTTACCTGGATCAGTTTATTCTGGGACTCCATGGGGATGTCTGTGGTGTATTCCTCTGTCCGCTCCACACTCACCATCATGGTCTCTGTCAGAGTGAAGCTGGAAATGAGGCCTGAGAGCAGGTTTGTGAAAGACAGAGCATATGAGAGTGCAAGGCCCACTACTCCTGTGAGGACAAAAGTATAAGCAAGAACATTACTGGCAGAGAAGGAGATGGGATCTTGGAGGCAGGACAAACTAACAAGGGAGAAGTCAGCACTCCGGAATCTGGGATCCCACTCTAGGATGGGACACACAGGAAAAGAGACAGGAGCCGAAGTACTACACTGTGTGTGACTTgcagagggagaggagcaggagcccTGGATCCCACCCTGGTGTAGGGAGATGTGCAGCCCTGGACTAGGAGAGGAGGGGCCCCTAGGCCACAGCCTAAGAGCAGGCATATAACAATCCCTGGCAGCCCACCTGGATTTCCCAGTTGCTTCTGGTGCTGGATGATGGCAAATCCTGCGATAGTGGTAATCACAGCAACCCCAATCATCTGCAGGCGGATGTCCAGCCACTGCACCGCTGTGTTGCTGGCAAACAGGCAGCGCTGGTTCTGCTCCAGACGCAGCTGATTCTCCAACTCAAACCTGGCAGGTGTACAACAGAGGTTCGCACCACTCAACCTCCattcctgctgccccacaccagAGGCATTCCTGCCACCCTATAGCAGCCTCATATCAGGAAGATCCCGGTCTATAAAGCCAAAGCTCTGGCTCTGTGGGTGCCCTTTCTTTCCACTCACCTCTGTGTTGCCCGCATGGCTCTGATGCTGCTCAGTCCCGAGAGAGTCTCTGAGAAGTGAGTGTAAATGGGAGACAGGGTGACACTGTGAAGGCGCTTGAGCTCCCGGGATGTGTGACGGTAATAGCGCTGGATGGAGAAGTAGAGGGCAGCCAGAGGGAGTAAGACCAGACCAGTCCAAGGGAGGCCGTAGGTGATTATCACCAGCATGCCCAGGAGCCCGTACATGTTGGCCAGGAAGATGTTGAGGACAAATGGCAGGCTGTCATCCACGCAGTACAGGTCTGAGGAGAAGCGGTTCAGGATCCGGCCTGCTGGTGTGGTGTCAAAGAAGGTGACTGTGGCCTGGCAACAAGGGAACCAGAAAGTAAGAGCCAGTCAGTTGTGACAAGATCCAGCCACAGAACAGTGCCCAGGAGAGTAGCACTAATGTGAACAGATAAGGCCACAAAGGGGTGGCCACCAGAACCCCCTTCCTTTCCTCATCTGGAGAAGAAATCTCAGACTCCAAAGCCAGCATCCACTCACAGCCAAACAACTCGTGCTATTCTCATGGTAAAAGGAATAAGCCCTTCTGTGGCAAATGGCAGGCAGCTAACAAGACACCAGTCACTCAGATTCCATACTAGCCCACCAGCACGATCCTCTAATCCTAGCCTCCAATCCTATCTTCTAACCCTCTAATCCTAACTCTAGGACCCAAGGAAGCCCAAATCCTAAAGAAAGTTAACTGATACATGCCAGCATTGGCCCTAAATCTTGCTGAATGACTCCTTTCCGTCTCATCTGAATCTGAGCTCATGACCCTACAAAAGCTACTTTGATTCAATAGGCCTTCATCTTGGCTATATATCTAAGCCTAATGAGTGAACAGATGCAGACAGCAGCTGTAAAAGACCCCTCCATGGAATGaaacaagccttacaggacacaGTTTAAACCCCTGTTCACTGTCCCCTTGTGCTGGCTATGGTGCAGTCCTTTCTGGATGTAGTCCTACAGGGAGCTCATCAGCTAATACAAACAGAAACCCTAATCCACCTCGTGAACCCTTACTCCCAACTGTAAGAACGTCAGGGCAGAGTGACTCACAGGAGCCCCAGCCTGCCCTGGACTTTCTGACTTTTACCTTTAGAGCCCTCTGGAGCAGTCGGTTGTGAATGACAGTGGCAGCACGGATAGTGCCGTAAGCAAAGAGAAAGGCTCGAAGAATGGTGAAGAGGGAGTTGGCCACTGCAATGCTCCCATAAACTGTCAGGTAGAAATTCACATCTAGTGAGCCATTGGAAGGGACTGGGGTGGTGTCCAGAGCTTGCATGGGGGAGCTGGAACACAGAAGGAGAGAGGTCGTGAATCTGCCGAGGTCTCCATGACAGTAAACTCACAGGTCATGAGAACTCAGGAGCCTATTCAAGGGGAAACTAGGACACTTCAACTTGATACTCCCATGAGAGACACCCCTTTGGCATACTGGGACAAACACTGATCACTATGCAGCTAGGAGTTTTCCATCAGCCCTTTAGGCACCTCATCAGGTCAGATCCCCTGCAGCATGGTCGTCAGTTTACCTTGCTTTCAACAAAGATCTTCACAGGAAATACACTAAGGGCAAAATGGAAGTGTGTCTCCACCTTCCTTTGGCATCTTCTGACCAGCATTCACTTACACAAGCCCAACAATGGAGAAGAGAAGCAGCTCTGGTGAAGGTGAGGAAGCTGAGCAGACCATCATAGAGCTATTTGCTGTCTGGGATATGCTGGAGATCCAATGTGACAGCCACCAATCTGAGACATTTCTGGATGCTACAGAGAAAGACAGACTGCATAAAGAGGGATTCAAGTTTTGAATCAGCAAATATGAAGCAGAAAAGCTGGAGGGGAAGCTGCTAGACAGGCTTTGTTATTGTGTCACTGTCCAGTCTCGTCTTCCCCTGCCTTCATTCTCCACTGTTAGTCCTAGGGCAGGAGCAACAACACCCTTGAGCTGCAGCAGTGACAGGGCACTGCTAGAGAAGCAGACACGTGACTGCAGCAGTGAGACACCAGATCCTGTTCCCACACATGCCCCCTCCCAACAGCACTACTTTGGGGATGAGAAAAGGCATCTTCCTGCTGCAGGGAGAGCTATTAAGCCCAGTCTCTTCCCCTGGACTCCACACAACCAGGGAACGAGAGAACAGGAATGGCTAAAGGGAGATGTGCTGCTGGGCCGCTGCCTCACCTTGCATCAGGAGCAGTGAGAAGAGGATGGATAATGCCAAGCAGCTGCCCACTGACAGCCAATATGTCTTGTACACCTGAAAAGCCACTGccccttctttcttctcttcctccttgtgGATGAGATGATTGCTTTGGGTTGATTCTTCTGCCTCTGTCTCTACAGCCTCTTCTTGGCCCTGTTCATCAGGGGCTGTGGGAATGGAGGCAAAAGCAAAGGTCAGTGAAATGTAAGTTCCGCCTGCAGCTGTTCCTTGTGAATTGAGCAAGCCTAGGCTATGAAGGagacttttcttccttcctctctccagtTTCAAGTCAGGTGCACCAATCCTGGCATACCTTCATCCAAAGCTGAACCAGAAGTGGAACAAAAGATTCAAATACTGCTCCAGACCAATACCCAACAATATATGAGTCTCCTCTCCCTCTGTGCACACGCTACCCACAGATCAGCACTGCCACAGCAGAGCAAGGTGGTGGGAGCTCTGCTCTGAGGCCTGCAGCCATCAGGTACAGGTTCTGTCTGGGTGCTCAGCTGggctgtgctgccccaaacaccctCAAGCTTGCCAGATATGGACCTTTATCCTTCTGCCTCTTGTCCATATTCTTGAACTTGGGGAAGGCTTCCACGAGTGGTAGGATATCAGCTGGTGTGCCTGTGAAGAGAGACATGCAAATGCTTCAGAGCACGTGAGGAACAGATGCCACTACTCACTGCCTCTTGCTATGAAATGGTCCAGTTTTGTTCTCATAACATCCCCTATTTTCTCTCACAGCACCTGCACTCTTGAAGGACCTGCTCCAAACAACCAGCTATGGCCTTCTGCCTTAACAGCTCCCAGCCTCAAGGTCTGTCCTGTTTCATCTGTGCATCTGCATATTCCCTTCCAATGCATCTTTGCCCACATCCAATGTCCTCAAGCTCTTTATCATCAGCTTTGCTGCTAGTTAATCCTACTCCCTTATGTTTATCTTTGCTCAAGCCATTCCAAAACTGGCACACAGGCACAAATGAATGCCTGAGAAGACAGCCAGTGTACCTGTCTTAATTATCCTGCCATTGTCTATCAACAACAAGGCATCAGCCTTATCCAAAAACTCCGTCCTGTGGGTGCAAAGGATCCTGGTCTTGTGTTTGAGAACTCCAAGAATGCATTTCCGCATAAGATGGTTGGCTACATCTGCATCGACAGCagccaggggatcatcaaggagGTAAAGCTCTTTCTCCTGAGAGGGAGACAAAAGAGAAGGATACAGGTGCTGGCCCTGCCACAGCACACAGTGCTGCAGAGAAAAGTGCAAGTGCCTCTGTATGGCACACCACCAGCACCTTTAGGCCAGCATGACATGGTTTAAGACATGCTGCCAGAGCACACTGTACATCTGGAGGCTTCCAGCTTCTTTACATCTGACTTGGCAGTGGGCACAATCTGCCACAGCATGACTGCTTTGCTATTTACCTGGTATATGGCTCTGGCAAGGGCTATTCGAGCCTTCTGTCCCGCACTGAGTGTGACACCGTTTTCACCCACCTCTGTCTGGTCACCTGCTGGTAAAATCTGAAACATTGAAGAAAATCCATTCAGAAGGGACAGGAAACTACTGGGGACTCAAAACCAGAGCACTGGGGCCCCTCTCCTTCCTCTGGCAGTAATTCCTTAGGGTCACACTACCAAAAATTAAACAATGCAACAGTCTATACACTAGTTCTGCAGGCAAGTGGCAAGCTTGGCATTTATGCAACTGAACTTTCCTGCACTCCAGAACAGGGTGGCCACATCTGAACTACCCACTGAGAGCAACTTCTGGTCTAACTCTGAAATTGCACTGGGGAATTTTCTGGAAGAGCAAGAGCTGTGCCTGCACCAAAGTCATGCCAGGGCCCATCCAAGCAGTTTAGCAGTAAAAACTACAAAGTTCCAGTCGCTGGAGTTTCCTCTTGATTTGATAGCATAGGCATAGTCTACTACTACTCAAATAATATCTTGCCTTTACAGAGTATTCATAGCTCCTGCCAAAACAAACAAGAGCTCCTAGTGCTTGGCACTTCAAAGAATCAGGCATCAGGTTATAAACTGGTAGGAGGCAGCTGGCTTCCTACCATATGTAACAGTCAGGTTTACTGGTTAATACAGCCATAAGCCTCAAAGCCAGAATATCTGTATTACTGACAGGACAACCATAGATTAAGCCCTTCCGAATCCCAGGGATGTTCCTTCTGATCAAAAAAAGCATCAGCTGCTGATGGGTTCTGCTTGAAAAGCTCAGCAGTCatcagctctggaagaacatCTCCTTTCCCCAGGATCAAGAACTTTTGGCTCAGCAGCGGAAGAAACCACCCAAAGTGCTACCAGAGTGACTTCACACCTTGAAGAACCATGGAGCCAGGTATGGTCTGGGACTGGTAATCAGAGTAATGCTGCGTGATTGGGACATTGGACAAGCAATCTGTAGCCTCAAAGAATGAGAACTGCTACCTGGCTGGATACAAAAGCCAGCCAAGAAGGCCCAGGTAGGTTTACACTTTAAGCACTCACATTCAGGTCCTCAGTGAGGGCACAGGCCTCCACCACCTCCTTGTACAGCCTGGCATCATATTCCCGCCCAAAAAGGATGTTCTCACGGACAGTGGTAAACTGTATCCAAGGCTCCTGAGTGGCCAGACCAAATCCTTGCTCCAGATCACAAACATACACTCGTCCACCTTGTCTGCAAGCACACCAGAAGTGGGTGGAAAGTGCAACAAAGGAGAACTGTTGGCAGACCAAAATGGCCTACAAATAGTGATAATACTGGATAGCCCCTGCCTGCTGTGGCATGGAAGGACCAGGCAGGGAGAAGTCTTTGGGGTACTTACTTAATGAGCTCTCCAGTGATGGCTGAAATCAGGGAACTTTTGCCAGAGCCCACCTTGCCAACAacccccaggagcatcccctgCAAAGCGAAATGAAAAGGAGCAACCTGATGCGCTAATACTGTATGGTTTGTCCAGATTTTTGGAGCCACTCACAGCCTGTAAGAAAGCTGACTGCTGTCTTAAACTAGGGCTATCTCACAggttcagcagcagagctgggtacaGTAGTTGTGTAAACCAGACTCCTGATGTGGCAGGACACAAGTCTGTAAGAAGTGTTAACTCTGGAGCCCAGCTGtgttccctgcccagccctctgccGCAACAGTGGTGAAAAGCAGCGGGTGCTGGTTCACCTCGTCTGCAAGCCATGCCTTGACCTCCTCCAGTATCCTTCAGCTGTGAGAGATGTGATGGGTGCCCTGTGCCCCTTGACCAAGACAAGATTTTGATGCAGGGCTCATAAGACaaggaaaacatgaaaacatGCCACCCTTGGTCCATTATTTGGTTTCTCTAGTGCCATTCTTCTCCATTACTCCTGCGTCCTTGCTCACCTTTCTCACTGACAGGTTCTCAATATGCAGTTCCAGAGTGCCTGTGGGTAAGGGCTGCTTGGTGCTTTCCTCCTCAACTGGAGCCCATGAGAAGGCTGCACATTGCATCTCCacggcagcagcagcacctgaaGGGCTATCTGCAAGGGAAAAGCCGCACAGCATTGTACTACTATGAGAAGGACATCAAATGAAAGGCATCTGGCAGCACAAGTACTATCAGCTTTGTTCCCAAATGGATGAGACATGGACAGGACACCACTATGATGCCCTGGACCCAAGTATAGAATAAGATGCTTGCCTTCTGACTTGCTCCAAAACTTATATCTCCTTTCCTCCAACCCTTCTGTCTCTAGCTCCCACCAGACACACATGGTGACCTGCTGGCTGTCAGGGAGACACTATCAAGATAACCTGGTTTTATTATTGCTGAAGGTGAAAGAATGGCAGGGAGCTAGCAAAAGGCAAGGGGAGAAGGGAGCCCTGATGGCCCAGGAGAGAGGCACCCGCTCAAGCCTTTCTGCCAGACAAAACCAAGGCTGTTGATGGCTTCAGTGTCAGAGGAACTTTGGATAGAGGAGGGAGCAGTTTCTTCTAAAGGGACACTAATGGCAAGGCTCTGTGGTGACAAGCAATGGCCTATGGTTGATAAAGAGGAATGTTATTGTCTTGTCTCCTGTTTTCCACAGAAATGAAGTGCCTTCACTCTGCCTCTGACAATCAAATGTCTTGAAGCATGGGGTGACAGCCACCTGCCCTCCAGTACTGCCCCTAGGCCTCAtgcctcagctctctgctctcagTGCCCCCTGCCCAGGGTCTGAAGCCCAGCAGCATCCTTCTCCATTACCTAGGGCATAATAAGCTTCCAGGTCCTGGTCCATGAGTTCAAGGAAACGCTGAATTCGATCCAAGGAAACTTTGGCTTCCAAGGTCCCATTCAACACCCATGGGAAGCTGTTGAGGGGAAGAATGAGCATCCCAACAAGGGCCAATGCCGTGAACACCTGCATGGTTAAGGAAACAGCCATGAACTGGAGGCAGTAACTCCCTTGCACCTTGTATTCTACAAACAGCTTCACCAGTGAGAGCCCGAAGAGCTGTGGGGAAACACAGGTTGGGttcatttctcagagaaaatgccTCAGGACTGCAGCCCCAATGCAACTTGTCCTTGGCAAAAGACAAGGCTGAAGCTCTCCCTACTACCTACTTACCTTTGTGGCAGTGAGCTGGTGACCCAACAGGACATAGGTGATGAAGATGGCAATGGAGACAACAACAGGCAGTGCTGCCCACAGATAAACACACACAGCATCCAAATACTTGATGGCTCGTAACTTCCGCAGCTCTTTCACCCGGCAGGCATTTATCCTGGTGCTGAAGTGTTTTTCCCAGGTGTAAAACTTAATCACACGAATGCCACGCAGGAACTCTGCCATTAGCTGCAGGCAAAGAGGAAAAGCACACAAAGCAAACAGTGACTGCCTAGTTTGCAGCTACCTCCTGCTAAGGGCCAGGCTAGAGGTACCAGGAACCATTTACTGCTAACAAAGACATACAATCAAGTGGTAGCTACTGGGAACTTCGCTCTTACTCATCCCATCAGCTTCCTCAGCCATGTGTGACATGTATGGCTCAGGAAAAGGCAAAATATTATACTACTTCCCAAATGAAGGATGTGCAACACAGATGAAGGCATGTGTGGAATTACTAACTCCAGCCTGGATGTCATTTACCTGATTTGGTCTGGCAGCGCCTTGAGATAATAACACCTGAGTCTCAGGCCTGGTGCTGCCAAGACACAACTAGTCTGTGTCCAGATCCTGGTTGGCTCACAGCCAGCAGCTCCGGTGTCCCTGCATCATGCTGCTCTCTCCTTCCTGCTCTCAGATCAGCATGTGCAGAGGAAGCCAAGATGTGTCTGTATCCAACATGAAAGAAAACTAACAAGAGGCAGTTCACTCAGCAAATGAGCCTTACAATAGTTGGAGAAAGTCCAGCATACCCCATACAACTAGATACCCCATACACAAGACACATTTTCTgttgcaaaatgtttttaaagctcTTAACACTTCTGACATGGAGTTGGTGAAGGAAAGTGGTATCCCCTCACCAAGGCTAAAAGGTGGGAATCAAATGTTTGACACATGGCAAGGAGAGAGATGGCACTGCCAATACGCAAAAGGCAGTGGAAAAGACGACTGAGGGTGCCAAGCCTGGAATGATATAAAACCACTATGTCCGTGGTCATTACCTTTGTCCAGACTGCAAGCCATCCCACTACTGATAGTACTACTGGAGCAATAGGATGGAAGCATCTCTAGACGGAGTCATCAGGAGTCCTACCTTAACTACTACACACAGAAATGCGCAAGGGAACCTAAATTAGTCCAAGGGACAAGACAAGCACTAGAGGTTCACTATCTTGTGGGTAATGAAACTGCATCACCCTGAGACACTTTTgaactctgtgtgtgtctgtgtgccccCTCTAGTATTCTTCCCAACAGCTGTAATTCAATGAATCTGCTTTGGATAATGACAAGCAGCCAAAAAGCCAATATTGTAGGGACAAATGGGGAGAAAATACAGTGACAAACTCAGAACCACCAGCTGCCCCTCACCTTGACTCGTGAGTCCTTGTGCTTCAGCATCTCCTTGTTGTTCATCATGATGCAGTTAGCTACGACCTTGTTGATGGGCACAAGCAGCAGTGTTAGGACCAAGCCTCCCAACGAGGCAATCCCCACTTGCTGGTAGAGCAGGTAGAAGGTAATGGCAAACTGGAAAGGCAGGCTCCACACCTCATGGAAGCTGAGGCAGAAGTTGACCAGTCTACTGGTGTCCATGCTCATGAAGTTGACAATTTCCCCCACAGTGAAGCGGGAAAGGCTGGAGCTGCTGACACGCAGAGCCTTGCGGTAGATGGCAGAGATGACAGCTGCCCGCACCATCAGTGCCACTTTGTTCACCTCGTAGCTGAACTGGTTCCGCAAAAGAGCACCCAGGAAGGAGCCAGCGAAGAGCCCAAGGGCATAGAGCACCCCATGGCTCAGGGGCTCCTGCCGTGACTCCATGAAGTTTACCAGCAGGTTGAGAAGAAGAGGACCTGAGAAACCCAACAGGTTGCCAGCCAGCTTGAGAAGTCCAAGGGAGTAGAAATGAAGCCCAAAGACTGCATGAAGGACTGATGAGAGTCGCACGGCCTCCTGGGCACGGTGTGAGCTGTCTGGGGCATCACTACCCACATCGCTTCCAGCAATGATTGGGCTAGTAAGGGACACTGTCTCTTCCTCTGCTTGGTGCTGAGCTGCCTTCTTGTACCAGCAAGCATAGAACTGATCACAGACCCTGGCAGCCTGGAGCTGACGAGGAAGGACATAGACATCCTGTGGCTGCTTCAGCTTCCATTGATAGCCACGTTTCATAAGAGGGTTCATCCAAACATAAAAGAAGCGTGAGAGCCAGCTCTCACCATCTTCTGCCACTCTCTGCTGATCAGGCACTGGGATCCCTGTCTCTGAGACAACCTGGTCTTCTTGCCAGGAGCGACTGATGGAGAGGAAGTCTTGCCTGCCAGTGGTGGGTAAGAAGTAGCCAATCATATACACGAGCAGACAGGCCAG is from Patagioenas fasciata isolate bPatFas1 chromosome 3, bPatFas1.hap1, whole genome shotgun sequence and encodes:
- the ABCC10 gene encoding ATP-binding cassette sub-family C member 10 isoform X3 translates to MLCIHVCSHSRQTQSLSTIQELPSLTFSYQQKMENILADLCGTSPEDPLPVWVHGGVGHCFNQLTLNVIPHMILAVVSACFLGTPRSGSGVPCRPGWGCRITASFVLAGLFLADTIPATISQQELGPVYLEVLANGTAALTWLVHGLALLILFRSIHSSTRGPVALALLVLLSLPSFIITLMWYCQSGTAWSPAHPAASSRFAILCLQLACLLVYMIGYFLPTTGRQDFLSISRSWQEDQVVSETGIPVPDQQRVAEDGESWLSRFFYVWMNPLMKRGYQWKLKQPQDVYVLPRQLQAARVCDQFYACWYKKAAQHQAEEETVSLTSPIIAGSDVGSDAPDSSHRAQEAVRLSSVLHAVFGLHFYSLGLLKLAGNLLGFSGPLLLNLLVNFMESRQEPLSHGVLYALGLFAGSFLGALLRNQFSYEVNKVALMVRAAVISAIYRKALRVSSSSLSRFTVGEIVNFMSMDTSRLVNFCLSFHEVWSLPFQFAITFYLLYQQVGIASLGGLVLTLLLVPINKVVANCIMMNNKEMLKHKDSRVKLMAEFLRGIRVIKFYTWEKHFSTRINACRVKELRKLRAIKYLDAVCVYLWAALPVVVSIAIFITYVLLGHQLTATKVFTALALVGMLILPLNSFPWVLNGTLEAKVSLDRIQRFLELMDQDLEAYYALDSPSGAAAAVEMQCAAFSWAPVEEESTKQPLPTGTLELHIENLSVRKGMLLGVVGKVGSGKSSLISAITGELIKQGGRVYVCDLEQGFGLATQEPWIQFTTVRENILFGREYDARLYKEVVEACALTEDLNILPAGDQTEVGENGVTLSAGQKARIALARAIYQEKELYLLDDPLAAVDADVANHLMRKCILGVLKHKTRILCTHRTEFLDKADALLLIDNGRIIKTGTPADILPLVEAFPKFKNMDKRQKDKAPDEQGQEEAVETEAEESTQSNHLIHKEEEKKEGAVAFQVYKTYWLSVGSCLALSILFSLLLMQASRNVSDWWLSHWISSISQTANSSMMVCSASSPSPELLLFSIVGLVSPMQALDTTPVPSNGSLDVNFYLTVYGSIAVANSLFTILRAFLFAYGTIRAATVIHNRLLQRALKATVTFFDTTPAGRILNRFSSDLYCVDDSLPFVLNIFLANMYGLLGMLVIITYGLPWTGLVLLPLAALYFSIQRYYRHTSRELKRLHSVTLSPIYTHFSETLSGLSSIRAMRATQRFELENQLRLEQNQRCLFASNTAVQWLDIRLQMIGVAVITTIAGFAIIQHQKQLGNPGLISSFTLTETMMVSVERTEEYTTDIPMESQNKLIQVAVDWPSQGLVEFQQVVLVYRAGLPNALDGVSFTVYPGEKVGIVGRTGSGKSTLFLALFRMLELKSGRILLDGVDSQLVGLEELRSRLAIIPQDPFLFSGSIRDNLDPQGKWTDAELHEVLEQCHLRDAVTQMGGLDSKLGERGKSLSVGQRQLVCLARALLTRAKVLCIDEATASVDQKTDQLLQQTIRQRFADKTVLTIAHRLNTILDSDRVLVMQAGRVAELDSPTRLSQKDGSLFQHLLHSAQQ
- the ABCC10 gene encoding ATP-binding cassette sub-family C member 10 isoform X1; this encodes MENILADLCGTSPEDPLPVWVHGGVGHCFNQLTLNVIPHMILAVVSACFLGTPRSGSGVPCRPGWGCRITASFVLAGLFLADTIPATISQQELGPVYLEVLANGTAALTWLVHGLALLILFRSIHSSTRGPVALALLVLLSLPSFIITLMWYCQSGTAWSPAHPAASSRFAILCLQLACLLVYMIGYFLPTTGRQDFLSISRSWQEDQVVSETGIPVPDQQRVAEDGESWLSRFFYVWMNPLMKRGYQWKLKQPQDVYVLPRQLQAARVCDQFYACWYKKAAQHQAEEETVSLTSPIIAGSDVGSDAPDSSHRAQEAVRLSSVLHAVFGLHFYSLGLLKLAGNLLGFSGPLLLNLLVNFMESRQEPLSHGVLYALGLFAGSFLGALLRNQFSYEVNKVALMVRAAVISAIYRKALRVSSSSLSRFTVGEIVNFMSMDTSRLVNFCLSFHEVWSLPFQFAITFYLLYQQVGIASLGGLVLTLLLVPINKVVANCIMMNNKEMLKHKDSRVKLMAEFLRGIRVIKFYTWEKHFSTRINACRVKELRKLRAIKYLDAVCVYLWAALPVVVSIAIFITYVLLGHQLTATKVFTALALVGMLILPLNSFPWVLNGTLEAKVSLDRIQRFLELMDQDLEAYYALDSPSGAAAAVEMQCAAFSWAPVEEESTKQPLPTGTLELHIENLSVRKGMLLGVVGKVGSGKSSLISAITGELIKQGGRVYVCDLEQGFGLATQEPWIQFTTVRENILFGREYDARLYKEVVEACALTEDLNILPAGDQTEVGENGVTLSAGQKARIALARAIYQEKELYLLDDPLAAVDADVANHLMRKCILGVLKHKTRILCTHRTEFLDKADALLLIDNGRIIKTGTPADILPLVEAFPKFKNMDKRQKDKAPDEQGQEEAVETEAEESTQSNHLIHKEEEKKEGAVAFQVYKTYWLSVGSCLALSILFSLLLMQASRNVSDWWLSHWISSISQTANSSMMVCSASSPSPELLLFSIVGLVSPMQALDTTPVPSNGSLDVNFYLTVYGSIAVANSLFTILRAFLFAYGTIRAATVIHNRLLQRALKATVTFFDTTPAGRILNRFSSDLYCVDDSLPFVLNIFLANMYGLLGMLVIITYGLPWTGLVLLPLAALYFSIQRYYRHTSRELKRLHSVTLSPIYTHFSETLSGLSSIRAMRATQRFELENQLRLEQNQRCLFASNTAVQWLDIRLQMIGVAVITTIAGFAIIQHQKQLGNPGVVGLALSYALSFTNLLSGLISSFTLTETMMVSVERTEEYTTDIPMESQNKLIQVAVDWPSQGLVEFQQVVLVYRAGLPNALDGVSFTVYPGEKVGIVGRTGSGKSTLFLALFRMLELKSGRILLDGVDSQLVGLEELRSRLAIIPQDPFLFSGSIRDNLDPQGKWTDAELHEVLEQCHLRDAVTQMGGLDSKLGERGKSLSVGQRQLVCLARALLTRAKVLCIDEATASVDQKTDQLLQQTIRQRFADKTVLTIAHRLNTILDSDRVLVMQAGRVAELDSPTRLSQKDGSLFQHLLHSAQQ